A region from the Falco peregrinus isolate bFalPer1 chromosome 19, bFalPer1.pri, whole genome shotgun sequence genome encodes:
- the STAT6 gene encoding signal transducer and activator of transcription 6 isoform X4: MGGRCGGAGGVGHRAASRPAREAVEHVGSPAVSPALHPCALLLFWEAANLGNAQRLEELAQGAGSRSQQGNSSPFSVESIDPPGPGQLGEPSPGVRLNTYRRDPLRLVAVLKAILEGEKAAVLKRDRHLPLSFHRRQEELKFSLGLQRLQHRVREIQALRDGAAASLQLKMEAKPPESVSGGPGHPGGAQQPCLPGKELPTLILEAVKELEAAKQQVLKRIQIWKRQQQLAGNGALFEENLSPLQKRCENLVEVYFQLHQQVMAASTELGAELLPRILERFSEVLSSLVKSSFLVEKQPPQVLKTQTKFQASVRFLLGPQLLKASSKPYMVRADMVTEKQAREQALSAYSNALSESTGDIMHNVVALETNPTSGTCCANFKNVLLKKIKRCERKGSESVTEEKCAMLFSTTVTLTPSNLSIHLQVLSLPIVVIVHGNQDNNAKATVLWDNAFSEIDRVPFMVAERVPWEKMCDTLNLKFMAEVQTTKGLLKEHYFFLAQKIFNDHSASLEDFQSRSVSWAQFNKEILPGRGFTFWQWFDGVLDLTKRCLKSYWSDRLIIGFISKQYVCKLLSTEPDGTFLLRFSDSEIGGVTIAHVIRGKDGSSQVENIQPFSAKDLSIRSLGDRIRDLGQLRNLYPNTPKDQAFGSHYNKEQTGKDGRGYVSTAIKMTVESERDQQPQSAAGAPPDAPQAQMFSLPVLQPELPPESLQSVLSPICPPAPFCPQPIPTGYPTAESNINIMASDSLRSSFPSTSPMLSPPLVVDPALPRCQDLAFRNPLPFMPNQYITGEASQLLSGGPSPEPQDEEMPELGPFPPMVDQPLQSSPRWMPPSMDLPPSSDLDQFLLQEMSLEGPALCPPFPPPLPRGGYPSPNASCWGLGESRWDDSIRPGHV, translated from the exons ATGGGGGGCAGgtgtgggggggctgggggggtcgggcacagagctgcctcccGGCCGGCACGGGAAGCTGTCGAGCACGTTGGCAGTCCGGCAGTCAGTCCGGCACTTCACCCGTgcgctctgctgctgttttgggaAGCAGCTAATTTGGGAAATGCACaaaggctggaggagctggcGCAGGGCGCAGGGAGCCGGAGCCAGCAGGGAAATTCCTCTCCGTTTTCGGTGGAAAGCATCGACCCACCCgggccagggcagctgggagaACCTTCACCAGGTGTCAGGCTG AACACCTACCGGCGGGACCCACTGCGGCTGGTGGCCGTCCTGAAGGCGATCCTGGAGGGCGAGAAGGCCGCTGTGCTCAAGAGG GACCGTCACCTGCCCCTCAGCTTCCACCGGCGCCAGGAGGAGCTGAAGTTCAGCCTGGGGCTACAGCGGCTGCAGCACCGCGTCCGCGAGATCCAGGCGCTGCGGGATGGTGCTGCAG CCTCGCTGCAGCTGAAGATGGAAGCGAAACCTCCCGAGAGTGTGAGTGGGGGTCCGGGGCACCCGGGGggagcccagcagccctgcctgccagggaAG gagctgcccaCCCTGATCCTGGAGGCCGTGAaagagctggaggcagccaAGCAGCAGGTGCTGAAGAGGATCCAGATctggaagaggcagcagcagctggctgggaatGGGGCGCTCTTCGAGGAGAACTTATCTCCACTGCAGAAGAG GTGCGAGAACCTGGTCGAGGTTTACTTCCAGCTGCACCAGCAGGTGATGGCGGCGAGCACGGAgctgggggctgagctgctgccccGGATTCTGGAGCGCTTCAGTGAGGTGTTATCCAGCCTGGTCAAGAG ctccttcctggTGGAGAAGCAGCCCCCGCAGGTGCTGAAGACCCAGACCAAGTTCCAGGCGAGCGTCCGGTTCCTGCTGGGCCCCCAGCTGCTGAAGGCATCGTCCAAGCCCTACATGGTGCGGGCTGACATGGTGACGGAGAAGCAGGCACGGGAGCAGGCGCTCAGCGCCTACAGCAATGCCCTCAG cGAGAGCACGGGAGACATCATGCATAACGTGGTGGCGCTGGAGACCAACCCCACCAGTGGGACCTGCTGTGCTAACTTCAAGAACGTG ctgctgaagAAGATCAAGCGCTGCGAGCGGAAGGGCTCCGAGTCAGTGACGGAGGAGAAGTGTGCCATGCTGTTCAGCACCACCGTGACCCTGACCCCCAGCAACCTCTCCATCCACCTCCAG GTCCTGTCTCTGCCCATCGTGGTCATCGTCCACGGGAACCAGGACAATAATGCCAAAGCGACCGTGCTGTGGGATAACGCCTTCTCCGAGATT gacCGGGTGCCCTTCATGGTGGCTGAGCGGGTGCCCTGGGAGAAGATGTGTGATACACTGAACCTGAAGTTCATGGCAGAGGTGCAGACCACCAAGGGGCTTCTCAAGGAGCACTATTTCTTCCTGGCCCAGAAGATCTTCAACGACCACAGCGCCAGCCTCGAGGACTTCCAGAGCCGCAGCGTCTCCTGGGCCCAGTTCAACAAG GAGATCCTGCCTGGTCGAGGATTCACCTTCTGGCAGTGGTTTGATGGAGTCCTTGACCTCACCAAGAGATGCCTCAAAAGCTACTGGTCAGACAG GCTCATCATCGGCTTCATCAGCAAGCAGTACGTCTGCAAGCTCCTGAGCACTGAGCCTGACGGGACCTTCCTGCTCCGCTTCAGTGACTCGGAGATCGGGGGCGTCACTATCGCTCACGTCATCCGGGGCAAGGATG GCTCCAGCCAGGTGGAGAACATCCAGCCCTTCTCCGCCAAGGACCTGTCCATCCGGTCCCTCGGTGACCGAATCCGGGACCTGGGGCAGCTCCGCAACCTCTACCCCAACACCCCCAAGGACCAGGCATTTGGGAGTCACTACAACA AAGAGCAGACAGGCAAGGATGGCCGGGGCTACGTCTCCACCGCCATCAAGATGACGGTGGAAAGCGAAAG GGACCAGCAGCCCCAGAGCGCTGCCGGGGCCCCCCCCGACGCCCCCCAGGCTCAGATGTTCAGCCTGCCCGTGCTGCAGCCCGAGCTGCCCCCGGAAAGCCTGCAGTCGGTGCTCAGCCCCATCTG cccccctgctcccttctgcccccagcccatcccCACGGGCTACCCCACAGCTGAGAGCAACATCAACATCATGGCCTCAGACAGCCTCAGGTCCTCCTTCCCCAG CACATCACCCATGCTCTCGCCGCCCCTGGTTGTGGACCCCGCGCTGCCCCGCTGCCAGGACCTTGCCTTCAGGAACCCCTT GCCCTTCATGCCCAACCAGTACATAACGGGGGAGGCCTCACAGTTGCTGTCGGGGGGCCCCTCACCGGAGCCCCAGGACGAGGAGATGCCCGAGCTGGGCCCATTCCCGCCGATGGTGGACCAGCCACTGCAGAGCTCCCCAAGGTG GATGCCACCCAGCATGGACCTGCCGCCCAGCTCGGACTTGGACCAGTTCCTCCTGCAGGAGATGTCCCTGGAGGGCCCTGCACTGTgcccccccttcccaccccccctgccacgCGGCGGGTACCCCAGCCCCAACGCCTCTTGCTGGGGTCTGGGGGAGTCTCGGTGGGACGACAGTATCCGGCCAGGGCACGTGtga
- the STAT6 gene encoding signal transducer and activator of transcription 6 isoform X3 has product MFLKVSGSSTSALRLGSGLGQRGQAVGNVLLARARDVAPARSWLWGTRSQPWAGGGAGVPEAPRLGGELPVPRALPQDLAPAPAGSGGSGSQVTLPKMSLWSIVSQMPPEDFSGLFTEFPRSLRCLLADWLENQPWEFLNGSDAFCTSVAGGMLSAMLEKLRSTASSDRQQCQILQQVSGVENTYRRDPLRLVAVLKAILEGEKAAVLKRDRHLPLSFHRRQEELKFSLGLQRLQHRVREIQALRDGAAASLQLKMEAKPPESELPTLILEAVKELEAAKQQVLKRIQIWKRQQQLAGNGALFEENLSPLQKRCENLVEVYFQLHQQVMAASTELGAELLPRILERFSEVLSSLVKSSFLVEKQPPQVLKTQTKFQASVRFLLGPQLLKASSKPYMVRADMVTEKQAREQALSAYSNALSESTGDIMHNVVALETNPTSGTCCANFKNVLLKKIKRCERKGSESVTEEKCAMLFSTTVTLTPSNLSIHLQVLSLPIVVIVHGNQDNNAKATVLWDNAFSEIDRVPFMVAERVPWEKMCDTLNLKFMAEVQTTKGLLKEHYFFLAQKIFNDHSASLEDFQSRSVSWAQFNKEILPGRGFTFWQWFDGVLDLTKRCLKSYWSDRLIIGFISKQYVCKLLSTEPDGTFLLRFSDSEIGGVTIAHVIRGKDGSSQVENIQPFSAKDLSIRSLGDRIRDLGQLRNLYPNTPKDQAFGSHYNKEQTGKDGRGYVSTAIKMTVESERDQQPQSAAGAPPDAPQAQMFSLPVLQPELPPESLQSVLSPICPPAPFCPQPIPTGYPTAESNINIMASDSLRSSFPSTSPMLSPPLVVDPALPRCQDLAFRNPLPFMPNQYITGEASQLLSGGPSPEPQDEEMPELGPFPPMVDQPLQSSPRWMPPSMDLPPSSDLDQFLLQEMSLEGPALCPPFPPPLPRGGYPSPNASCWGLGESRWDDSIRPGHV; this is encoded by the exons ATGTTTCTCAAAGTCTCCGGCAGCTCCACCTCCGCCCTGCGCCTCGGCTCTGGGCTCGGGCAGCGTGGCCAGGCCGTGGGGAACGTGCTGCTCGCCAGGGCGCGTGACGTGGCTCCCGCTCGCTCTTGGCTTTGGGGGACGAGGAGCCAACCCTGGgcgggtgggggggcgggggtcccGGAGGCGCCGCGGCTGGGCGGTGAGCTGCCGGTGCCTCGTGCCCTGCCGCAGGATctggcccctgccccggccGGGTCTGGGGGAAGCGGCAGCCAG GTGACTCTTCCCAAGATGTCCCTCTGGAGCATCGTCTCCCAGATGCCGCCGGAGGACTTCAGCGGCCTCTTCACAGAGTTTCCCCGCAGCCTGCGCTGTCTCCTGGCCGACTGGCTGGAGAACCAGCCCTG GGAGTTCCTCAATGGCTCGGACGCCTTCTGCACCAGCGTGGCCGGTGGGATGCTCTCGGCCATGCTGGAGAAGCTccgcagcactgccagcagcgacaggcagcagtgccagaTCCTCCAGCAAGTCAGCGGCGTTGAG AACACCTACCGGCGGGACCCACTGCGGCTGGTGGCCGTCCTGAAGGCGATCCTGGAGGGCGAGAAGGCCGCTGTGCTCAAGAGG GACCGTCACCTGCCCCTCAGCTTCCACCGGCGCCAGGAGGAGCTGAAGTTCAGCCTGGGGCTACAGCGGCTGCAGCACCGCGTCCGCGAGATCCAGGCGCTGCGGGATGGTGCTGCAG CCTCGCTGCAGCTGAAGATGGAAGCGAAACCTCCCGAGAGT gagctgcccaCCCTGATCCTGGAGGCCGTGAaagagctggaggcagccaAGCAGCAGGTGCTGAAGAGGATCCAGATctggaagaggcagcagcagctggctgggaatGGGGCGCTCTTCGAGGAGAACTTATCTCCACTGCAGAAGAG GTGCGAGAACCTGGTCGAGGTTTACTTCCAGCTGCACCAGCAGGTGATGGCGGCGAGCACGGAgctgggggctgagctgctgccccGGATTCTGGAGCGCTTCAGTGAGGTGTTATCCAGCCTGGTCAAGAG ctccttcctggTGGAGAAGCAGCCCCCGCAGGTGCTGAAGACCCAGACCAAGTTCCAGGCGAGCGTCCGGTTCCTGCTGGGCCCCCAGCTGCTGAAGGCATCGTCCAAGCCCTACATGGTGCGGGCTGACATGGTGACGGAGAAGCAGGCACGGGAGCAGGCGCTCAGCGCCTACAGCAATGCCCTCAG cGAGAGCACGGGAGACATCATGCATAACGTGGTGGCGCTGGAGACCAACCCCACCAGTGGGACCTGCTGTGCTAACTTCAAGAACGTG ctgctgaagAAGATCAAGCGCTGCGAGCGGAAGGGCTCCGAGTCAGTGACGGAGGAGAAGTGTGCCATGCTGTTCAGCACCACCGTGACCCTGACCCCCAGCAACCTCTCCATCCACCTCCAG GTCCTGTCTCTGCCCATCGTGGTCATCGTCCACGGGAACCAGGACAATAATGCCAAAGCGACCGTGCTGTGGGATAACGCCTTCTCCGAGATT gacCGGGTGCCCTTCATGGTGGCTGAGCGGGTGCCCTGGGAGAAGATGTGTGATACACTGAACCTGAAGTTCATGGCAGAGGTGCAGACCACCAAGGGGCTTCTCAAGGAGCACTATTTCTTCCTGGCCCAGAAGATCTTCAACGACCACAGCGCCAGCCTCGAGGACTTCCAGAGCCGCAGCGTCTCCTGGGCCCAGTTCAACAAG GAGATCCTGCCTGGTCGAGGATTCACCTTCTGGCAGTGGTTTGATGGAGTCCTTGACCTCACCAAGAGATGCCTCAAAAGCTACTGGTCAGACAG GCTCATCATCGGCTTCATCAGCAAGCAGTACGTCTGCAAGCTCCTGAGCACTGAGCCTGACGGGACCTTCCTGCTCCGCTTCAGTGACTCGGAGATCGGGGGCGTCACTATCGCTCACGTCATCCGGGGCAAGGATG GCTCCAGCCAGGTGGAGAACATCCAGCCCTTCTCCGCCAAGGACCTGTCCATCCGGTCCCTCGGTGACCGAATCCGGGACCTGGGGCAGCTCCGCAACCTCTACCCCAACACCCCCAAGGACCAGGCATTTGGGAGTCACTACAACA AAGAGCAGACAGGCAAGGATGGCCGGGGCTACGTCTCCACCGCCATCAAGATGACGGTGGAAAGCGAAAG GGACCAGCAGCCCCAGAGCGCTGCCGGGGCCCCCCCCGACGCCCCCCAGGCTCAGATGTTCAGCCTGCCCGTGCTGCAGCCCGAGCTGCCCCCGGAAAGCCTGCAGTCGGTGCTCAGCCCCATCTG cccccctgctcccttctgcccccagcccatcccCACGGGCTACCCCACAGCTGAGAGCAACATCAACATCATGGCCTCAGACAGCCTCAGGTCCTCCTTCCCCAG CACATCACCCATGCTCTCGCCGCCCCTGGTTGTGGACCCCGCGCTGCCCCGCTGCCAGGACCTTGCCTTCAGGAACCCCTT GCCCTTCATGCCCAACCAGTACATAACGGGGGAGGCCTCACAGTTGCTGTCGGGGGGCCCCTCACCGGAGCCCCAGGACGAGGAGATGCCCGAGCTGGGCCCATTCCCGCCGATGGTGGACCAGCCACTGCAGAGCTCCCCAAGGTG GATGCCACCCAGCATGGACCTGCCGCCCAGCTCGGACTTGGACCAGTTCCTCCTGCAGGAGATGTCCCTGGAGGGCCCTGCACTGTgcccccccttcccaccccccctgccacgCGGCGGGTACCCCAGCCCCAACGCCTCTTGCTGGGGTCTGGGGGAGTCTCGGTGGGACGACAGTATCCGGCCAGGGCACGTGtga
- the STAT6 gene encoding signal transducer and activator of transcription 6 isoform X6: MFLKVSGSSTSALRLGSGLGQRGQAVGNVLLARARDVAPARSWLWGTRSQPWAGGGAGVPEAPRLGGELPVPRALPQDLAPAPAGSGGSGSQVTLPKMSLWSIVSQMPPEDFSGLFTEFPRSLRCLLADWLENQPWEFLNGSDAFCTSVAGGMLSAMLEKLRSTASSDRQQCQILQQVSGVENTYRRDPLRLVAVLKAILEGEKAAVLKRDRHLPLSFHRRQEELKFSLGLQRLQHRVREIQALRDGAAASLQLKMEAKPPESVSGGPGHPGGAQQPCLPGKELPTLILEAVKELEAAKQQVLKRIQIWKRQQQLAGNGALFEENLSPLQKRCENLVEVYFQLHQQVMAASTELGAELLPRILERFSEVLSSLVKSSFLVEKQPPQVLKTQTKFQASVRFLLGPQLLKASSKPYMVRADMVTEKQAREQALSAYSNALSESTGDIMHNVVALETNPTSGTCCANFKNVLLKKIKRCERKGSESVTEEKCAMLFSTTVTLTPSNLSIHLQVLSLPIVVIVHGNQDNNAKATVLWDNAFSEIDRVPFMVAERVPWEKMCDTLNLKFMAEVQTTKGLLKEHYFFLAQKIFNDHSASLEDFQSRSVSWAQFNKEILPGRGFTFWQWFDGVLDLTKRCLKSYWSDRLIIGFISKQYVCKLLSTEPDGTFLLRFSDSEIGGVTIAHVIRGKDGSSQVENIQPFSAKDLSIRSLGDRIRDLGQLRNLYPNTPKDQAFGSHYNKEQTGKDGRGYVSTAIKMTVESERDQQPQSAAGAPPDAPQAQMFSLPVLQPELPPESLQSVLSPICPSPRATPQLRATSTSWPQTASGPPSPAHHPCSRRPWLWTPRCPAARTLPSGTPCPSCPTST; encoded by the exons ATGTTTCTCAAAGTCTCCGGCAGCTCCACCTCCGCCCTGCGCCTCGGCTCTGGGCTCGGGCAGCGTGGCCAGGCCGTGGGGAACGTGCTGCTCGCCAGGGCGCGTGACGTGGCTCCCGCTCGCTCTTGGCTTTGGGGGACGAGGAGCCAACCCTGGgcgggtgggggggcgggggtcccGGAGGCGCCGCGGCTGGGCGGTGAGCTGCCGGTGCCTCGTGCCCTGCCGCAGGATctggcccctgccccggccGGGTCTGGGGGAAGCGGCAGCCAG GTGACTCTTCCCAAGATGTCCCTCTGGAGCATCGTCTCCCAGATGCCGCCGGAGGACTTCAGCGGCCTCTTCACAGAGTTTCCCCGCAGCCTGCGCTGTCTCCTGGCCGACTGGCTGGAGAACCAGCCCTG GGAGTTCCTCAATGGCTCGGACGCCTTCTGCACCAGCGTGGCCGGTGGGATGCTCTCGGCCATGCTGGAGAAGCTccgcagcactgccagcagcgacaggcagcagtgccagaTCCTCCAGCAAGTCAGCGGCGTTGAG AACACCTACCGGCGGGACCCACTGCGGCTGGTGGCCGTCCTGAAGGCGATCCTGGAGGGCGAGAAGGCCGCTGTGCTCAAGAGG GACCGTCACCTGCCCCTCAGCTTCCACCGGCGCCAGGAGGAGCTGAAGTTCAGCCTGGGGCTACAGCGGCTGCAGCACCGCGTCCGCGAGATCCAGGCGCTGCGGGATGGTGCTGCAG CCTCGCTGCAGCTGAAGATGGAAGCGAAACCTCCCGAGAGTGTGAGTGGGGGTCCGGGGCACCCGGGGggagcccagcagccctgcctgccagggaAG gagctgcccaCCCTGATCCTGGAGGCCGTGAaagagctggaggcagccaAGCAGCAGGTGCTGAAGAGGATCCAGATctggaagaggcagcagcagctggctgggaatGGGGCGCTCTTCGAGGAGAACTTATCTCCACTGCAGAAGAG GTGCGAGAACCTGGTCGAGGTTTACTTCCAGCTGCACCAGCAGGTGATGGCGGCGAGCACGGAgctgggggctgagctgctgccccGGATTCTGGAGCGCTTCAGTGAGGTGTTATCCAGCCTGGTCAAGAG ctccttcctggTGGAGAAGCAGCCCCCGCAGGTGCTGAAGACCCAGACCAAGTTCCAGGCGAGCGTCCGGTTCCTGCTGGGCCCCCAGCTGCTGAAGGCATCGTCCAAGCCCTACATGGTGCGGGCTGACATGGTGACGGAGAAGCAGGCACGGGAGCAGGCGCTCAGCGCCTACAGCAATGCCCTCAG cGAGAGCACGGGAGACATCATGCATAACGTGGTGGCGCTGGAGACCAACCCCACCAGTGGGACCTGCTGTGCTAACTTCAAGAACGTG ctgctgaagAAGATCAAGCGCTGCGAGCGGAAGGGCTCCGAGTCAGTGACGGAGGAGAAGTGTGCCATGCTGTTCAGCACCACCGTGACCCTGACCCCCAGCAACCTCTCCATCCACCTCCAG GTCCTGTCTCTGCCCATCGTGGTCATCGTCCACGGGAACCAGGACAATAATGCCAAAGCGACCGTGCTGTGGGATAACGCCTTCTCCGAGATT gacCGGGTGCCCTTCATGGTGGCTGAGCGGGTGCCCTGGGAGAAGATGTGTGATACACTGAACCTGAAGTTCATGGCAGAGGTGCAGACCACCAAGGGGCTTCTCAAGGAGCACTATTTCTTCCTGGCCCAGAAGATCTTCAACGACCACAGCGCCAGCCTCGAGGACTTCCAGAGCCGCAGCGTCTCCTGGGCCCAGTTCAACAAG GAGATCCTGCCTGGTCGAGGATTCACCTTCTGGCAGTGGTTTGATGGAGTCCTTGACCTCACCAAGAGATGCCTCAAAAGCTACTGGTCAGACAG GCTCATCATCGGCTTCATCAGCAAGCAGTACGTCTGCAAGCTCCTGAGCACTGAGCCTGACGGGACCTTCCTGCTCCGCTTCAGTGACTCGGAGATCGGGGGCGTCACTATCGCTCACGTCATCCGGGGCAAGGATG GCTCCAGCCAGGTGGAGAACATCCAGCCCTTCTCCGCCAAGGACCTGTCCATCCGGTCCCTCGGTGACCGAATCCGGGACCTGGGGCAGCTCCGCAACCTCTACCCCAACACCCCCAAGGACCAGGCATTTGGGAGTCACTACAACA AAGAGCAGACAGGCAAGGATGGCCGGGGCTACGTCTCCACCGCCATCAAGATGACGGTGGAAAGCGAAAG GGACCAGCAGCCCCAGAGCGCTGCCGGGGCCCCCCCCGACGCCCCCCAGGCTCAGATGTTCAGCCTGCCCGTGCTGCAGCCCGAGCTGCCCCCGGAAAGCCTGCAGTCGGTGCTCAGCCCCATCTG cccatcccCACGGGCTACCCCACAGCTGAGAGCAACATCAACATCATGGCCTCAGACAGCCTCAGGTCCTCCTTCCCCAG CACATCACCCATGCTCTCGCCGCCCCTGGTTGTGGACCCCGCGCTGCCCCGCTGCCAGGACCTTGCCTTCAGGAACCCCTT GCCCTTCATGCCCAACCAGTACATAA